TGTACCTTCAGTAGTCAACTCTTGCcaatctcaatttttaaaaaatttttttaaaatttatttgacagacagagatcacaggcagagaggcaggcagagagagagagagcggacgaggaagcaggctccctgccgagcaaagagcccgatgtggggctcgatcccaggacgctgggatcatgacctgggccgaaggcactgagccacccaggcgcccccaatctcaatttttaatagagaaaaacaaGGGCTGGAAGAAGCTGAGAGCCTCCAGGAAGCAGCAAGAAACAGCATACAACTAGAGTTTGATAAGATTTCAGTGTTTCGTGCTATTTCATTATGTAGGTGTTAAAAGAtatcttcaggggcacctgggtggctcagtgggttaaagcctctgcctttggctcaggtcatggtctgagggtcctgggatcgagccccgcatcgggctctctgctcagcgggaagcctgcttcccttcctctctttctacctgcctctctgcctacttgtgatctctgtcaaataaataaaatctttaaaaaatttaaaaaaaaaaaaggtatcttcaTGTCAGGTATGCGGCAATAGTTTCCATTTGAAGTTGCTAAAGATGCCTTTAAATGACATTTAAGTACAACTTAAGGGATTATAATGTCAgtaaataatagtaacaaaaacTGGTACACAGCTTTGGCAAAAATCATGTAGGAAGAAACAGGCATGACTGACTTTAGGAAGTTACTAAGCTAAACCAGGCGGTTCGGTGGGTACCATGAGCGATGGCGTAGGGGTCACCTACCTTGGCTGTGGCGTGGGCCCGGATCTCAGCACTGCCCGTGATGTCCAACGTGTCGTAGAGCTGCTCATACACCTGGTGAAGACGCCGTAGCGTCAGAGAACCACCAGGGGTACTCCCCTTCTCCTTTCAGCAGAGTCCAGACCCGCAGATCCTCCCACCCAAGGAtcggccccgccccccgcaacCCGGAGCCCAAGGAAACTACAACTCCCGAAGAACCCCGGAGCTGAAGCGCGGGCTCCCTAAGGCGAGCCGGCCCAGCCGCTGCTGGGAGGCGTagtccctgggctctgggcaACGACTGGGACCGCGGCCGCCCGCTTGTGTCCGGCGCCGCGCTGTTCTCACCTCCCGGATAGCAGAGCAGAAGCGGCTCTGAAGGACTCGCTGGAGGGCCTGCAGTTTCTGCGGGGGCAGCTCCCCGCTGCGCTGGAGCCGCTCGAGGAGCTCCACCGCCCGGGACACGtctgcggggcgggggcggggcgcagagacagagtcagagacTCGGATAAGCACGGAGCGATGCGGCCAGAAACCGAGTAAGGGCGAGCACTGACAGATCCCAGGAAAGACAGCCGAGTCCCAGTAGGACACCCGCAGAGTCGCCGGGGGCAAAGGAGACTGCGGCCGCAGTCCTGCGCCCCCGGATCCCCAAACGCACACAGGAAGGGCTGTGCGGTGGGCGCCGCTCCTGGGCCCGCTAAGCCCACGGACCCTCCCACACCCACAAACCGcggcgccccgccccgcccacccccGCTCGATCTGCCCGCCCACCCGCCGGGGCTTCGCGGTGGAGGGGCGGGGACCTGGGTCCCGGACGCGGGCCGCGGCCGGTGGGCAGGGCCCCCTGGCGCGCTTACCCCGCTCCAGCCCCAGCGGCTCCACCAGCGCAGCCATGtctgcgccgccgccgccgcgagcCGCCCGCCTGCCCGGTCTCCGGCGAGGAGGGCGGGGCTGCTCGAGGCCACGCCCCGGACGGCGGGCGCCCCCTGCGGGGGCGCGGCCCGACTTGCGCTCGGATCCCGGCGCCGGGGCTGCCCCACCTGCTGCCACGCCTGTCTGGCGGCCCAGCCCACGGTCGCCAACCGTCCGCTTTGCGACCCCTCCTCTTGCACCTCCTTCCGTTTCACTGCCCTGCCCGCCACACCTGTCTCTCCGCTTTCTCTTTTTACCACGTTCATCGAACAAACGTTTTTAAAACATCTGGACACGATGTTGAGCAGGGCAGACAAGCCCACTCCCCTTAAGGAATTTAGTCTATGAGGAGGGGAGGTAGACTACCAACTACGGCTATGATGAGAAATCAGGAGTGAGGAGGTGTTCTAGGGCCACTGACCTAGTCCTTGGAGGGAAGATCATCGGGAGGTGGGGCGCGAATCATTTTCCAGCAGAAAGAACCCGCGAAGTAAAAACTAGAGTGGCTTGTGAGGGTGAGAAGGTAGGCGGGATCCAGGTTATACACGACCTTGGTTTTAGCATACACATGACGACCTTGGACGTCATGGTAACTCCTAAGAGTTAAAAGTGATATTCAAATGCGTATTTTAAGATCCGTGTAGCCAGAGTGTGGGGACTGGATTGGATGGCAGCAACAGAGGAAGCAGGGGGACCAGCGAGTAAGGCTCCCCCAGCAATCCTGTGATGGCTTGGAGGAGGTCAGGAGACAGGAAGGACGACAACTGGACAGATTTGGAAATGTCTGGCCCTGTCTTAGTGATCGGCTGTGTTCATTAGCTGGCGGCAAGGTAATATACAACAAAGAGGACCTAGGGCTGAGTTCCTGAAACTTCTACCATTTCAAAgttaggaaaaagacaaagaatagcAGGAAAGTGGGAGCAAATCCAGGTGGGAGGAACTGTTAAGAGAGTGCTTTCAAAAAAGAAGTGGGCAGTGGTATCACATACGCTAGAGAGGCCAGAGAAATGTAGGAAAGGTGGAGAAGATTGTGGAGAAGGCTGACTGTTGCCTATCAGCAGGATTAGCTGGATGGGGAAATGGAATCCTGAAAAGGGCTTTTGCCAAGTGAGAGGACTAGAGCAGGTATGTCTATCCCTCTCCATAGTATCTTTCTCTCGTTTTAACAagtttaatgaaaacaaaatcaaacagaaGGGCTAATATCGAAAAGCATGTCCTAAGTCTCCCCGCTGCAAGAGGCAACAACTTAGAGATGTTTTGCTTGTATATCTAAGTAACCTGTTTCTCAGTTCTAGGTGTTAGTAATATATTACGTATTGATTTTCTGCTCTTACAACCTTTCCGCTCTCTTCCCATGGTAGGTTTATGCTACCAGTTTTTAGGGCAATCAATAAAGTGCTCACATGGTAAGTACTGACTGTTTACGAGAGGGCCTAGGAGTGTTCTGTGATGACATTTCCTTTCCTGAACAGCTTTATTCCTGCAACTTCAGTCTGCTTTTCTTCCACGACATTCCCAACTTTTCAAACTTTCCATCACAGCATATTTTATTCAGTCCTTTTTAGCCAGGTTTACAGAGGAATTGACATGCATCACTGCAGCAGGTTAAGGGGTACGTACGATGGCTTGGTTTGTGTACCTCGTGAAATGATAAATGCCATCCATTCAGCAACTGAACCTTCTTTACTCTGAAAGTCCTTGGGAACCTGAGTCAGAGCCCTGACTCCAGCCTGGACTAACCGCTCTCTAGAAATTGCCATCCTGGGGTTTTTTCCCCTCACTGCTCTGAAATGGATCCTGTTTCCTCTCCTGTAAACCTTTGTTTTGGTGACATGTATCATTAACTTCCTTAAGAGATTGTGAAGTTCCTCTTACTTTCAAGAAAGTTTGTCTCTTTTCCCCGTTAGAACTTCTAATGTGTTGTTAACAAAAACATTTTGGGTTATGTAGTATATGAACTGCAAAATGCACCTAAATTCttaatttgttattttcagttctaaagtttgaaaaaaatttttttttcttttaaagatggcAGATCTCTTCAAAGCTCTCCATCCTTTCCTTGTTTCGTGAACCTGTGGTTATTTCACTCTCTGGTAACTCCCAGCAGCAGAATGTGTGGGTCTGTTGGCTACTTCTCCCTTGGTTTTCAGCAACTCACATCTTCTTTCTAGAATACCTAATGGTTTTTGAGTAAATGCTGAGCATTGTGTACTAGAAATCACAGGCTCTTGAATTAGATCTTCCCCCAAAGGGCTAAGTCCTCTCCCAGCAAGGAGATCACCTGTAATCCCAATGGGTCCAGTTTCAGATCTCCACAGAGATGTCCCGCATGGCCACCGCAAGTGCAAGTGTGCAAGTGGCTGCTACCACCTCTGCTCAGCTCGCTAGCATCCAGCTACTGCTTTCTGATGAGCCCTTTGTTGGCAGGTCTTACACAGACAGCAAGCAGTTTAGCAGCTGGCAAATGTCTTGAGGGAAGGCTGCCCATGGAACTGTGGGGGCTCAGCGGCCCATCCGGAAATTCTGCCCTTAAGTCCAACCTGTGCGGTCTAACCTGTGTGAATTCAACTCAGCGGACTGCCACTTTGAGTCTATTCCCCTAGGCTCAAGTGGCAAATGCCCTCAGGGAACAGGGGAAGGCTAACAGGTTCATCTGTGTGCTTTCCTTTCTTAGGCATCACCCTCCAGTCAAGCTCCCCAGTACCTTCCGCGGATTTTGTCCGGGCTTCGTGTAACTTGCCCGTGCCACGCTAGCCCCAAACCCTGCTCTTCACGGCCAATTCCAGAAGCGCAGGTACAGTATCTGAGATATCTATGAGCATATACTAACTAGAGGCACGGAGTTCTCTTTTAGTCCCTAAATTCTTCCTTCCAGAACCAGTTTTTTCATTTAGCTTGTGGTCTCCTGCTGCAGGATTTTTTCCATTGGCTGTCATTTTTGCATGCTTAGGTAGAACGAGGCAGTTAAAAAGCATAATCCTTGTGTCAGATCTAGCGGACAGGCTGCCTCTGGGTTATCAGGCCAAGTTTACCTATCAACAGAAAATCCTCAGACACAAAAATAGGTCCTGTATTTGCCTACGCAGGAAATGTCCAGCTCCTAGGCATCCCAAGGGCTGAAATGGAGGACAGCCGTTCTAGGCATCGATTCTGGAGTCTGCTACACTCATACTTGCAGCTGTGGTCTCGAGCCCCTCTGGGGTTCTGTGAGACTCACTGGCTTCATTCTCAAGGGGTCACCAGCCTGACGTGTCCTCACCCTCTGGAAATGGCCGCAATCTCAACTGCTGATGGAAGCTCTCCTGGACTCTTGTTAATCCTCCACTGACACTGGCAGCCAAAAGTAAAAATACTCATGAACTTGCTATCGTTAACCACAGGCCCTTTGTACTCCCCACCTTGTGCAACTGCTCTGTGGCACCCAATCTTGTCCCTCTGCAGCTTGTGCTCCTGGTTCATCTCCTCAGCCTTTCCCTGCTTTCCCAACTCCGACGACAGCTTCCCTTTCATGTGAACCTGCGGCTCCCACTGAGCAATAGTATCTGGAGCCCCACCTGGCCACCAAGACGAGGGCAGGGATGGCCCCAAAGGGAATGTATggcagacattaaaaaaagaggaggaaggaaatcaCAAAGGGACCAAAAATCCTAATGGAGGGAACCCTTAGAGAACACCTCCTTATCCCATTTTAAGCAGGTCTGGTGTGGTGTGGATAGGTCCAGCCTTAGGTCATCATAAAGCCCAGGGCCTGATACAAACCCAAGTGGGGCTATTAACAGTCAGGTGACGACCTTGGTGGGGGAAAGACAGGAAGAGCAGTGAAGAAACCAAGGTGCTCATTATCAacaggaaattaattttatttttaaatctgaggGGCGTGAACAAATAAGGAGACTCCTACCCTTGGCTGGCAAACTTAGGTGGTGGCCAAGGTCAGGGGAGAGGATGACAGCAGGGGGTGGGTAGGAACAGgtccaaaacaaaacagggggaGGCCCTCATCACTCTGGTGCGGCCTCCATCAAATACCCGTTCTCCGGAGCAAGATACCCATCACCTCCCTCAGATTCCATGTACATGTCTCGGCTTTCATTGCCCAGACCCTCCAGCCCGTTGTCCTGGccgccaccacccccacctcggGCCTCATCCCTGCCCCGTTCACCACCCcgctccccccgcttgtgctcgcGATCCCGGTCTCGGTCACGGTCCCGTCGCCGCTCCCGCTCGCTCCGGTGGCTCCGACGTCGTTCCCGGTCACGATCTCGGCCCTTCTCCTCTGGACCATCAGGGCCATCAGGACCCAGCTCCCCAGGAGGCCCATCGTCAGGAGGCGCATCGCCGGCCTCAGAGGGCTCTGCCAtgtcaccaccacctccaccaccacgcAGCTCCTCCTTGCGCTCTCGCTCCCGTCGTGCCCGCTCCCGGCTCCGGCTACTTCGCCGCTTCCGTTCCCGGTCCTTGTCTTTGCTACGCTCCCTGGAGCGCCTCCGCTCCTCCTTGTCGCGACTCCGTGAGCGCCGCCGCCGGTCCCGAGAGCGGGAGCGTCGCCGTTCTCGCTCCTTGTCTCGCTCGCGGCTTCGTTCCCTGCGCTCCCGCTCGCGGTCCCGGTCTCGGTCCCTGtggggcagcggggaggggccGGGCCTGGATGAGGTGGGCAGAGGTTTGTGGCAGGGCTCCCCCACGTGACCACCCCCATCCCAGGAAACCGGCTGCCCAATCTTACCTCTCATCATAGCGGGAAGTATCGTCCCGGCCGGAATGCCGGATGTTCACGTCGGCCCCGCCTCTTCTGGTCCCACCAAGGCCACCTCCTAGGGTGGGAGCAGGCGAGAGAGGGTCAGTCTGGGCAGGGCGCGGAGGGAAGGGAAATGGGCACTGAAGAGCGAAAGGACGGACTGCAGCCACACTACAAAAGCCACGCTTTACAGACACGTGAGGACTTTCACAAGGTGCTAGCTGGGAAACACCTGCACTCAGACTCCAAAGCGCATGCCCCAGCCTCCAGATACAGCAGAGCCTCGCACACCCTTCCCACACAGCGGCCGCCTCACACCGCCCTAAGCcggtaacttttttctttaaaagatttaattatttgatagagagcatgagtgggggtggggcagaaagggagaaataagactccccgctgagcagggaaggggctctaccccaggacccagagatcacgccCTGAGTTgaagcagacactcaaccaactgagccatccaagcgctcCAAGTCAGTGACCCTCTGAACTGACCTGCCTCAAAGCCTCCAATGGCTTCGCACTGCCCACCTTTCAACCAGGGGCCCCCGGTTCTTTACGTTCTGGGTGGTCTCAATCTCCTCGcagcctctgcctttctgccccTGTCTGCGAACACTCATCTCTCCCTAGAATCTCACCCTCCCTGGGGAGCTAACTTACTCACCCTTCCTGTCTTAGCCGGAGCGGCACTTCCTCAGGCCTGCCCTGACCTACCGGACTCAGCTGCCCGCCATCATACACTCACAGAGCATATGAGCCTCCTGAAACTTCCGGAAGCGAAGCTCACATTTACACACCTGTGCCAGTTAAGGGGCGCCTGCCCTTCCTGGCAGACTCTCAGCACCATCAAGGTTGGGACTGACTGGCTCTGCTCACCGTAACCAGCACGTGGTAGAGCAGCCAAAAGATTAAAGTCTAGTGCTAAAGTCAGGTGACTGACCCAACGACTCCAAGGAGCAGGAGACACCTTATGCAGACAGGAAAACAAAGTCACTTGCACAGGGCCTTGGCAACGAAGGTGCAGAACTGGGCTTGGGCTCCCAGCCGACTCCAGAACTTCCCCTCTCGTGCCCCTCTCTGCACCACTCGGACTGGAAGAAAGATTCAGTGAGGCAGGCCCGAGTTTCATATAAGGAAATGGCTTCTAGCAATGCcagtgaaaaaggagaaagactgCTTGAAGAGCAAACATTCTAGGCGGGAGAGACCACTGCCAAGCATCTGGAATATCACAGGCAAGGCGTAGCACGGGCTACTGTCTCCCCTTTTCAGGTCACGATCCAGCTGTGGATCCCATCATCTATCGGATGGCTTGCAACCAATATattaagaaaacataataaaacaacagaacataAAATACTAGTACATATTCCCTGTAAAAAAGATGATTATTGCTCACAGAACTTTTGTTCTGGATGCTATTTTTCCAGATATATATTGGGTCAGGATGTACTGCTATCACCAAGTCTGAATGCCAGCTGAACTAGAAGACTCTGAGATTCCAGAATCCTACAAGTGCAAACAGAACACTCTGAAAAACTCACGCCACCCTAGAGAAATGAGGGAAGGTAAGAAGCCCTCTCCTGTCTGAGGCTCAGCAGGTGCATGTGTGGTCTGGGTTACCCTGGCCAGGCCAGGATGAGAAGAGTGACGGGGAGGTGGGAGAAGAGCAGCAGTCCCGCACCCGCCTGAGGTGTCAGCCAGGGTAGGACCACCTCTCTCGGAGAGCCGTCACTCACCCTCGCAGGAGCAGGTCCTTCACAGGCCTGAAAGGATGGCAGGACCGGCAGCCCCAGGTCTAGGCCCCACGCTGAGCCCCTGAGATCCAAGCACCTCAGAGCACAGAGACGCACCCAGGACTAGGGGTAAAGCGGAAACGGCAGAGCAGGCACAGGGCCTGTGCAGGGAAGCACAGATGAGACCAGTCTGCGGGGACAGCAGACAAGGTGGACGCGGGCTGCAGGGACGCCAGGGGCAGCTCTGGGCAGCTCTAAGACCCAGCCGCCAGGTGTACGGGAGGACCATCACACATGTCTGGGCTCCAAGGGACTCCCAGGATTCTTTCCCAACAAGGCTCCTTTGTGCTTTAAAAACCTCAAATGTGCTTTTAATACTTGCAACCAAACTGACCGTGACTGACAGGCTGAGTAACaatcagagacagacagaggctgTCCACGTCTTGTTCCGGACTGAAAGCACAGTACACAGCTGGTAACCGATGAATAAACAAAGGAGCGAGAGCTAAGACTATATGGGTGACAGTGAGACCTTCAGGAGCCCTACTGTGGGCCAACTGCCAAACTAGGCATCCTGTGCTGAACTCAGTGAACTTTGCAGTTACCCCGACTTTCCAGGATCAAGGGAaatgaggcaggaagaagggcaAATGCACCAATTAGTAAGTGCACAAACTGACATCTGGTCTCAGACTCGCCTCTCCAAGCCAGTGCTCCAACTCATCAATGACCCAGAATGAGAAgacagccatcaggaaggatgatgGTGACAAGAGAAGCCGGAGGGAGGGAAGGGTATGATGAACAGCCAGGCAAGgcgaaaaaggaagggaagataggaagcagcagagggatgCAGAAGGGGGTGAGGCCCACCAGGGCGCAGTCCCGGCAGGAAGTGCTCACCTAGCCGCCGGGGCCGCCAGCCCTTCACAGTTCGGCCCCTCTCCACATCCACAAGGACTCTCCTGCCATCAATCTTCTTGCCGTCTGCGTGCTTGTAAGCGGCTGCAACAGacgtggggaggggggagggggaggagtccCCAGAGGGTCCTCTAGTCAGGACAGGGCCCAGCTCTGTGGCATCCCCACCCGCACGTCCCCATCAATGCACTCTTTGCgcttgcgcacacacacacacacgcccaccaGCTAGGCAACTGACAGCCAGACCAACCCTCTCCCAAACCAGGAGGGGCCTGCTCCATCTTGGCACCTGTTAATCACCCCCCAATTGCTACTGGGGGGGAGCAAGACCATCCCAACCACCATACCCCTGGGCACCCAGGCCCCTCCTACTCCCATTTGACAGAGCAGCCCCCTCCTGCCCAGGCGGCCAAAGTTGCTGCAAAGAAACTGGAGGTTAACTTAAGGCTGGACTCTGCTGTGGGGGAGGGCTCCTCCACAACCCCAGGCATGCACCCTAAACCATCATGCTGGGGCAGGAGGCCCAGCTGGGCCGCTCTGCACCCCAGTTCACACcggttttcctttttgtttttttgtgtttttaggggtggggggcggaggtgAGCGTGGGGGGGGAACAGACATCAGAACAGAAAATGAACCAGAAAAGGGTGGGAGAAATCTTTAGGAGATGTCAGGGAGCAGAAGGGTGGGTTATGGTGCTCCCAGGGGGCCTGGAGGGGCCCCCTACagcagctgggggagagggaaagtggaGGGAGGCATGGGAGGCGTGCGGTGCTACCGACAATTCCTGCCTTACCTGAGCCGACTGACAGCCACCCAATCCCAGTCCCCATCCCatctctccctccacacccccagcTCAACACATGCTGGGAGGCCAACCCCAGCCAGAGCCTCTCGGGATGGGTGAGGAGTAGAGGGGGAGATTCAGGGAGAGGCATGTTCCTGCTCTTGGGCAGGGCACAGTGATGGGCAGGCCTGATCCCGGGCCTGTCTCACACGGGGCGTCGGGAAGGCCAAAAAGGTCTctttcccacccccagccctggcctaGGGAGTTGTCCTCAACCAACCACAATAccctgccccgccccagccctcTCCCACCCAAATAACaaccagaggaagagaaaaaggtgCCATTTACCGATGCCGGCCTTGCGGGTGTCCAAACCGAGCGGGATGGGGGGGGCTCGGCAACTCCTGGGGGCCTGGCGAGGAGGCGGgcttcccggggggggggggggacacgggACCGCTTACCTGGAGCCCCCAAGCTTACCTGAGCACGCGCACAGACCCCACACCCACCACCATGGGGTCAGCTAAAGCTacagggaagggaagtggggggtTCTAGGGAGCCAcaaagagggagaggaaccaCATCTCCTGCACCACCtggagacaggcagaggaagtggTGGACCCCAAAGAAACCTCATGGAAGCCTTGAAAGACGGGGGAGACAAGGGTTAACGTCAAGTCTAGGAGCTGGTAAAGCCCGGGGACTAgcttgttgaatttttaaaaagaaggctgGGGAGACCTTAGTGAACCTGTCCGCCCTTACCTTTCCCAGTAAAGTCCACACTAAACTAAGCACACGCCCCACCCCCTCGCAGCACATAGCAGGACTTTTCCACCTCGAATTCCACActccctcccaccacctgccACTCAAAAGGCTGGCACACAAGTAGACAGCCTGGGGGGGTCCAGGAGATGGAGTGCTGCCCGTGATTTGAGGAAGAGGGGCCATTTGGCCCCCAAACCCAGAGGAGGGTAGTGGGGGAGAAGGGATTTAAGGACTGGGAACACAGTCAAGCAAAGGAACCCTGCTCTGGTTCAGTATCCCCAAACCCAGAAAAGGCCCAACCCAAGAGTACCAACAAAGAAACCATGTGACATGTGTACTTCtaggcttctctttctctccctctcttaggTCTCTAGACAGTGGAATGGTCTTAAGTAAAATCTGCAACACCTTCAGCTGCTTGCAGCCTGTCACTCGGTCCCTCCCACACCCCAACCCCCAATTCCATGCACTCTGCAGAGCCGCTGGCCACCACAGCCCTTTGGCAAGCCTCAACCATGATAAGGCAGACAGAAAAGGGGCACAGCACCCTGAGTCTAGCAACCAAAAAGATTCTCCAGGGCCACCACAGTGACAGCCCCACAAAAGCACGGGGGCCAGGAGCAAAGGGTTGAAGGGTTCCCCACGGAGCCCTCGCCCTAGTGCGCCCGGTCTGCAGTATTCCTGTAACCCTGCCGCTGACGCCATGAAGCCAGTTTAAGTCAGGTTGAGTGGAGCCCAACCGGAGAGGCTAGCTGCCTTTCCCATCAGGGCTCATCCTTCCCTTCCTGGGATCAGCAAGACTATCAGAGAGCATATACGGACTGGGGGAAGGGTCGGCAGGAGGGACAAAGGGCACCCAAACAAGGAAAGGGTTCTGGGTGCGGGGAGGCTGAGGGGGCAACTGGGAATGGGAGGAGGGATGCCTCACTGCTCCTGAGCTGCCTGGCTAAGCTGGGCTGGTGTGCGGTGCTGAGTGATCTTACCCATGATACAAACCCTTATACCAACCATACACTGAGGTGTTGTAAGGGGAGCGTAAGCATCAGCTGCAAGCCAGCTGCGTGGTGGCTGCAGTGACAATAAGAACAGTCAATTAATACGGCGGCCCCTGGACACGCCGcagccctgcccgccccccaccacccgtCCCTGCCCGTGTGGACGCCGCCGCAGCCTCAAAGGGGGCTTTGGAGAGGTGGGGGCAGGCGCTAAGCACGCCTACCAACCCACTGCCCGCTGAGGAACAGGGtggggggccaggggtggggaggcggAGGGTCGGGTGGCCCAGCCCCAGCGCtgctgagggaaagagagggcaGGTTCAAAGGCCAGTCCTCATTCCATCCTGGCCGGCCCCCAATGctggtggggggaatggggagaggCTCCCCAAACATccgacccctcccccacctccagctggccccagcccccacccagttCCCTCCTTGCCCCTGAGGTTCAACGTGTGACACTTACCTCCCcaggttcacacacacacacacgttgtgggggattttggtttttgttttttaaaaaacacgtatataaaaaaaaaaaagatatatcagaaacagagggaggaggaggagagacatCGCTAATGTCAGgtttggcagggtggggggtggggacagacgACGGGAA
The DNA window shown above is from Mustela nigripes isolate SB6536 chromosome 17, MUSNIG.SB6536, whole genome shotgun sequence and carries:
- the SNRNP70 gene encoding U1 small nuclear ribonucleoprotein 70 kDa isoform X1; amino-acid sequence: MTQFLPPNLLALFAPRDPIPYLPPLEKLPHEKHHNQPYCGIAPYIREFEDPRDAPPPTRAETREERMERKRREKIERRQQEVETELKMWDPHNDPNAQGDAFKTLFVARVNYDTTESKLRREFEVYGPIKRIHMVYSKRSGKPRGYAFIEYEHERDMHSAYKHADGKKIDGRRVLVDVERGRTVKGWRPRRLGGGLGGTRRGGADVNIRHSGRDDTSRYDERPGPSPLPHRDRDRDRERERRERSRERDKERERRRSRSRDRRRRSRSRDKEERRRSRERSKDKDRERKRRSSRSRERARRERERKEELRGGGGGGDMAEPSEAGDAPPDDGPPGELGPDGPDGPEEKGRDRDRERRRSHRSERERRRDRDRDRDREHKRGERGGERGRDEARGGGGGGQDNGLEGLGNESRDMYMESEGGDGYLAPENGYLMEAAPE
- the SNRNP70 gene encoding U1 small nuclear ribonucleoprotein 70 kDa isoform X2; translation: MTQFLPPNLLALFAPRDPIPYLPPLEKLPHEKHHNQPYCGIAPYIREFEDPRDAPPPTRAETREERMERKRREKIERRQQEVETELKMWDPHNDPNAQGDAFKTLFVARVNYDTTESKLRREFEVYGPIKRIHMVYSKRSGKPRGYAFIEYEHERDMHSAYKHADGKKIDGRRVLVDVERGRTVKGWRPRRLGGGLGGTRRGGADVNIRHSGRDDTSRYDERDRDRDRERERRERSRERDKERERRRSRSRDRRRRSRSRDKEERRRSRERSKDKDRERKRRSSRSRERARRERERKEELRGGGGGGDMAEPSEAGDAPPDDGPPGELGPDGPDGPEEKGRDRDRERRRSHRSERERRRDRDRDRDREHKRGERGGERGRDEARGGGGGGQDNGLEGLGNESRDMYMESEGGDGYLAPENGYLMEAAPE